One segment of Pseudomonas asgharzadehiana DNA contains the following:
- the prlC gene encoding oligopeptidase A, with protein MSANNPLLQSYDLPPFSAIRAEHVQPAIEQILAENRVAIEGILQRQGKNPTWAGLVLAMDELNDRLGAAWSPVSHLNAVCNSAELREAYEACLPALSAYSTEMGQNRQLFQAFEALANSPEAAGFDVAQKTILEHSLRDFRLSGIDLPPEQQKRYAEVQSKLSELGSKFSNQLLDATQAWTKHVTDEATLAGLTDSAKAQMAAAAQAKGLDGWLITLEFPSYYAVMTYAQDRALREEIYAAYCTRASDQGPNAGQNDNGPVMEQILDLRQELAQLLGFASFAELSLATKMAESSDQVLSFLRDLAKRSKPFAAQDLQQLKAYAAEQGCADLQSWDSGFYGEKLREQRYSVSQEALRAYFPIDKVLGGLFAVVQRLYGIEIAEQKGFDTWHPDVRLFEIKENGEHVGRFFFDLYARANKRGGAWMDGARDRRRTVDGVLQSPVANLVSNFTPADSGKPALLTHDEVTTLFHEFGHGLHHLLTRVEHAGVSGINGVAWDAVELPSQFMENWCWEPEGLALISGHYETGEPLPQDLLQKMLAAKNFQSGLMMVRQLEFSLFDFEMHATHGDGRSVAQVLEGVRDEVSVMRPPAYNRFPNSFAHIFAGGYAAGYYSYKWAEVLSADAFSKFEEDGVLNADTGRAFREAILARGGSQAPMVLFVDFRGREPSIDALLRHSGLSEDAAA; from the coding sequence GTGAGCGCGAACAACCCTCTTCTGCAGTCCTACGACCTGCCGCCGTTCTCGGCGATCCGTGCCGAGCACGTCCAACCGGCCATCGAACAGATCCTCGCCGAAAACCGCGTGGCCATCGAAGGCATCCTGCAACGCCAGGGTAAAAATCCTACCTGGGCCGGCCTGGTGCTGGCCATGGACGAACTCAATGACCGCCTGGGCGCCGCCTGGAGCCCGGTCAGCCACCTCAACGCCGTGTGTAACAGTGCCGAACTGCGTGAAGCCTACGAGGCGTGTCTGCCTGCATTGAGCGCCTACTCCACCGAGATGGGCCAGAACCGCCAGTTGTTCCAGGCCTTCGAAGCCCTGGCCAACAGCCCGGAAGCCGCCGGTTTCGATGTGGCGCAAAAAACCATCCTTGAGCACTCCCTGCGTGATTTCCGCCTGTCGGGTATCGACCTGCCGCCGGAGCAACAGAAGCGCTACGCCGAAGTGCAGAGCAAACTCTCCGAGCTGGGCAGCAAGTTTTCCAACCAACTGTTGGACGCCACCCAAGCCTGGACCAAGCACGTCACCGATGAAGCCACCCTCGCCGGCCTGACCGACTCGGCCAAGGCGCAAATGGCCGCCGCTGCACAGGCCAAGGGCCTCGATGGCTGGCTGATCACCCTGGAATTCCCCAGCTACTACGCGGTGATGACCTACGCCCAGGACCGCGCCCTGCGTGAAGAAATCTACGCCGCCTACTGCACTCGAGCGTCGGACCAAGGCCCGAATGCCGGTCAGAACGATAACGGCCCTGTGATGGAGCAGATCCTCGACCTGCGTCAGGAGTTGGCCCAACTGCTCGGTTTCGCTTCCTTCGCCGAGCTGAGCCTGGCCACCAAGATGGCCGAATCCAGCGATCAGGTGCTGAGTTTCCTACGTGACCTGGCCAAGCGCAGCAAGCCGTTTGCCGCTCAGGATCTGCAACAGCTCAAGGCTTACGCCGCTGAACAAGGCTGTGCCGACCTGCAAAGCTGGGATAGCGGTTTTTACGGTGAAAAACTGCGTGAGCAGCGCTACAGCGTGTCCCAGGAAGCGTTGCGCGCCTACTTCCCGATCGACAAGGTGCTGGGCGGCCTGTTTGCCGTTGTGCAGCGCCTGTACGGCATCGAGATCGCCGAGCAAAAAGGCTTCGACACCTGGCACCCGGATGTTCGTCTGTTTGAAATCAAGGAAAACGGCGAGCACGTCGGGCGCTTCTTCTTCGATCTGTACGCCCGCGCCAACAAGCGCGGTGGCGCCTGGATGGACGGCGCCCGTGACCGTCGCCGCACCGTCGACGGCGTGCTGCAAAGCCCGGTGGCCAACCTGGTGTCCAACTTCACGCCGGCCGACAGCGGCAAACCTGCCCTGCTGACCCACGACGAAGTCACCACCCTGTTCCACGAATTCGGCCACGGCCTGCATCACCTGCTGACCCGCGTCGAACACGCCGGCGTGTCCGGCATCAACGGCGTGGCGTGGGATGCGGTGGAGTTGCCGAGCCAGTTCATGGAGAACTGGTGCTGGGAGCCGGAAGGTCTGGCGTTGATCTCCGGCCACTATGAAACCGGTGAGCCTCTGCCTCAGGACCTGCTGCAAAAAATGCTCGCGGCGAAGAATTTCCAGTCCGGCCTGATGATGGTGCGCCAGCTGGAGTTTTCGCTGTTCGACTTTGAAATGCACGCCACCCATGGCGATGGCCGCAGTGTGGCGCAGGTGCTCGAAGGCGTGCGTGACGAGGTGTCGGTGATGCGTCCGCCGGCCTACAACCGTTTCCCCAACAGCTTTGCGCACATCTTTGCCGGTGGTTACGCGGCGGGGTACTACAGCTACAAGTGGGCCGAAGTACTCTCGGCGGATGCCTTTTCCAAATTCGAGGAAGACGGCGTGCTCAATGCAGACACCGGTCGCGCCTTTCGCGAAGCGATCCTGGCGCGCGGCGGTTCCCAGGCGCCGATGGTGCTGTTCGTCGACTTCCGCGGACGCGAGCCGTCGATTGACGCACTCTTGCGCCATAGCGGCCTGAGTGAGGACGCGGCAGCATGA
- a CDS encoding cytochrome c, translating into MKAFVIASLALFSSCSVSAAEADLIKQGEYLARAGDCVACHTAKGGKPFAGGLPMETPIGVIYSTNITPDKSGLGDYSFEDFDKAVRHGVAKSGSTLYPAMPYPSYARVSDSDMQALYAYFMKGVEPVAQENKSSDIPWPLSMRWPLAAWRWMFAPEVAEKPAAADVDPVISRGAYLVEGLGHCGACHTPRALTMQEKALSATDGSAFLSGSAPLEGWIAKNLRGDHKDGLGSWNEDQLVQFLKTGRSDRSAVFGGMSDVVVHSLQYMSEEDLTAVARYLKSLPAVDPDDQPHQYDKQVAEALWKGDDSKPGASVYIDNCAACHRTDGHGYTRVFPALAGNPVLQTADATSLINIVLNGGTLPATHTAPSTFTMPAFAWRLSDQEVADVVSFIRGSWGNKGAPVSASEVADLRKHDMQTTSGDDLGQVTQKH; encoded by the coding sequence ATGAAAGCATTCGTTATCGCCTCTTTGGCACTGTTCAGCAGCTGTTCGGTAAGCGCGGCCGAGGCCGACCTGATCAAGCAGGGCGAATACCTGGCCCGCGCGGGTGACTGCGTGGCTTGCCACACCGCCAAGGGCGGCAAGCCCTTTGCCGGTGGCCTGCCGATGGAAACCCCGATCGGCGTGATCTATTCCACCAACATCACCCCGGACAAGAGCGGCCTGGGCGACTACAGCTTCGAAGACTTCGATAAGGCCGTGCGCCATGGCGTCGCCAAGAGCGGTAGTACGCTTTACCCGGCGATGCCCTACCCGTCTTACGCGCGTGTCAGCGACAGCGATATGCAGGCGTTGTATGCGTACTTCATGAAGGGCGTGGAACCGGTTGCGCAGGAGAACAAGAGCAGTGACATCCCTTGGCCCCTGAGCATGCGTTGGCCATTGGCGGCGTGGCGCTGGATGTTTGCGCCTGAGGTAGCGGAAAAACCGGCGGCGGCGGACGTCGACCCGGTGATCAGTCGTGGCGCTTACCTCGTGGAAGGCCTGGGCCATTGCGGCGCGTGCCACACACCGCGCGCCCTGACCATGCAGGAAAAAGCTCTGAGCGCCACGGACGGCAGTGCATTCTTGTCCGGCAGCGCGCCGCTGGAAGGCTGGATCGCCAAAAACCTGCGTGGCGACCATAAGGACGGCCTCGGCAGCTGGAACGAAGACCAGTTGGTGCAATTTCTCAAGACCGGTCGCAGTGATCGCAGCGCGGTGTTTGGCGGCATGAGTGACGTGGTTGTCCACAGCTTGCAATACATGTCGGAAGAAGACCTGACCGCTGTCGCCCGTTACCTCAAGAGCCTGCCGGCAGTGGATCCCGACGATCAACCGCATCAGTACGACAAACAGGTGGCCGAGGCCCTGTGGAAGGGCGACGACAGCAAGCCGGGCGCGTCGGTGTATATCGACAACTGCGCGGCTTGCCATCGCACCGATGGCCATGGCTACACCCGCGTATTCCCGGCGCTGGCGGGCAACCCGGTGTTGCAGACGGCGGATGCGACCTCGTTGATCAACATCGTGTTGAACGGCGGCACCTTGCCTGCCACCCACACGGCGCCGTCCACGTTCACCATGCCGGCGTTCGCCTGGCGTCTGTCGGACCAGGAAGTAGCGGATGTAGTCAGTTTTATCCGTGGCAGTTGGGGCAATAAAGGCGCGCCGGTCAGCGCAAGCGAGGTGGCCGACCTGCGCAAGCACGACATGCAGACTACCTCGGGCGATGACCTGGGCCAGGTCACACAAAAGCACTGA
- a CDS encoding gluconate 2-dehydrogenase subunit 3 family protein, with product MSDQDQDNPRRDFLRKSLTLIPVVTVASTGLGGSMLMAAPEPAQAAPAQPAASDKAYEPTYFTAEEWAFINAAVERLIPADAQGPGALEAGAPEYIDRQMNTPYASGALWFMQGPFNADAAPEMGWQSKLVPKEIYRLGIAATDAWSKAFNGKAFAEQDSATRDDMLRRLEAGGNELTAHFDAVPPKMFFNLLLQNTKEGFFCDPIHGGNKGMVGWTMIGFPGARADFMDWVERNEQYPFPAVSMRGERA from the coding sequence ATGTCTGATCAAGATCAAGACAACCCCCGGCGTGACTTTTTGCGCAAATCCTTGACCTTGATCCCGGTGGTCACGGTTGCCAGCACTGGCCTTGGCGGCTCCATGCTGATGGCGGCACCTGAACCTGCGCAGGCCGCGCCAGCCCAGCCTGCTGCGAGTGACAAGGCCTACGAACCGACCTATTTCACGGCCGAGGAATGGGCGTTTATCAACGCCGCCGTCGAGCGCCTGATCCCGGCCGATGCCCAAGGCCCTGGTGCGCTGGAAGCGGGCGCGCCGGAGTACATCGACCGCCAGATGAACACGCCGTATGCCAGTGGTGCGTTGTGGTTCATGCAAGGCCCGTTCAACGCCGACGCGGCGCCGGAGATGGGCTGGCAGAGCAAATTGGTACCCAAAGAGATCTACCGCCTGGGCATTGCCGCTACGGATGCTTGGTCCAAAGCGTTCAACGGTAAAGCTTTCGCTGAGCAAGACAGCGCTACCCGAGACGATATGTTGCGTCGCCTGGAGGCGGGCGGCAACGAACTGACCGCGCATTTTGACGCGGTGCCGCCGAAAATGTTCTTCAACCTGTTGCTGCAAAACACCAAGGAAGGGTTCTTTTGCGACCCGATCCACGGTGGCAACAAGGGCATGGTCGGCTGGACCATGATCGGCTTCCCCGGCGCCCGCGCCGACTTTATGGATTGGGTAGAGCGCAACGAGCAATACCCTTTCCCGGCCGTTTCCATGCGCGGCGAGAGGGCATAA
- a CDS encoding YheV family putative zinc ribbon protein codes for MSEGPVITKKQFIAGAVCPACSEPDKLKMWTEDSVPHRECVACGYTDTLNDQGLSVPKELGTRVNTSALKAPADPKVQAVQFFPNPKLKKD; via the coding sequence ATGAGCGAAGGGCCTGTGATCACCAAGAAGCAATTTATCGCCGGGGCGGTATGCCCGGCGTGCAGCGAACCGGACAAGCTGAAGATGTGGACCGAAGACAGCGTGCCGCACCGCGAGTGTGTGGCCTGCGGGTATACCGATACCTTGAATGACCAAGGGTTGTCGGTGCCCAAGGAGCTGGGTACGCGGGTCAATACCTCGGCACTGAAAGCGCCGGCCGACCCTAAGGTTCAGGCGGTGCAATTCTTCCCGAACCCGAAGCTTAAAAAAGACTAA
- a CDS encoding GMC family oxidoreductase, with protein sequence MATIMKKVDAVIVGFGWTGAIMAKELTEAGLNVLALERGPMQDTYPDGNYPQVIDELTYSVRKKLFQDISKETVTIRHSVNDVALPNRQLGAFLPGNGVGGAGLHWSGVHFRVDPMELRMRSHYEERYGKNFIPKDMTIQDFGVSYEELEPFFDYAEKVFGTSGQAWTVKGQLVGEGRGGNPYAPDRSNPFPLASQKNTVSAQLFQKAAAEVGYKPYNLPSANTSRPYTNPYGAQMGPCNFCGFCSGYVCYMYSKASPNVNILPALRQVPNFELRPNSHVLKVNLDSTGKKATGVTYVDAQGREVEQPADLVILGAFQFHNVRLMLLSGIGKPYDPITNEGVVGRNFAYQNMATIKAFFDKDTHTNNFIGAGGNGVAIDDFNADNFDHGPHGFVGGSPMWVNQAGSRPIAGTSNPPGTPAWGSAWKRATADYYTHQVSMDAHGAHQSYRGNYLDLDPVYRDAYGLPLLRMTFDWQENDIKMNRFMVEKMGKVAQAMNPKAIAVIGKKVGEHFNTASYQTTHLNGGAIMGTDPKTSALNRYLQSWDVHNVFVPGASAFPQGLGYNPTGLVAALTYWSARAIREQYLKNPGPLVQA encoded by the coding sequence GTGGCGACCATCATGAAAAAAGTAGACGCGGTGATCGTCGGTTTTGGCTGGACCGGCGCGATCATGGCCAAGGAACTGACAGAAGCAGGCCTCAACGTGCTGGCGCTGGAGCGCGGGCCGATGCAGGACACCTACCCTGACGGCAACTACCCGCAGGTCATCGACGAATTGACCTACAGCGTGCGCAAGAAACTCTTCCAGGACATTTCCAAAGAGACCGTGACTATTCGCCATAGCGTGAATGACGTTGCCCTGCCCAATCGTCAGCTTGGCGCGTTTTTACCGGGCAATGGCGTCGGTGGCGCGGGCCTGCATTGGTCCGGGGTGCATTTTCGTGTCGATCCGATGGAGCTGCGCATGCGCAGCCATTACGAAGAGCGCTACGGGAAAAATTTTATTCCCAAGGACATGACCATCCAGGATTTCGGTGTCAGTTATGAGGAGCTGGAGCCGTTCTTCGACTATGCAGAAAAGGTCTTCGGCACCTCCGGCCAGGCCTGGACGGTGAAAGGGCAACTGGTGGGTGAAGGCCGTGGCGGCAACCCCTACGCGCCGGACCGTTCCAACCCGTTTCCACTGGCATCGCAGAAAAACACCGTCTCCGCGCAGCTGTTTCAGAAAGCGGCGGCCGAGGTTGGCTACAAACCCTACAACCTGCCGTCCGCCAATACTTCAAGGCCGTACACCAACCCCTACGGCGCGCAGATGGGGCCGTGCAACTTCTGCGGTTTTTGCAGTGGCTACGTGTGCTACATGTATTCCAAGGCGTCGCCGAACGTGAACATTTTGCCGGCGTTGCGCCAGGTGCCCAATTTTGAACTGCGGCCCAATAGCCACGTGCTCAAGGTCAACCTCGACAGCACCGGCAAAAAAGCCACCGGCGTGACCTATGTAGACGCCCAGGGCCGTGAAGTCGAGCAACCGGCTGACTTGGTGATCCTCGGCGCGTTCCAGTTCCACAATGTGCGCCTCATGCTGCTGTCGGGCATCGGCAAGCCGTACGACCCGATCACCAATGAGGGCGTGGTGGGTAGGAACTTCGCTTACCAGAATATGGCGACCATCAAGGCGTTCTTCGACAAGGACACCCACACCAACAATTTCATCGGTGCCGGCGGCAATGGCGTGGCCATCGATGACTTCAACGCGGATAACTTCGACCACGGGCCCCATGGCTTCGTGGGCGGCTCGCCGATGTGGGTCAACCAGGCCGGCAGCCGACCGATCGCCGGTACGTCAAACCCGCCGGGCACCCCAGCCTGGGGCAGTGCGTGGAAGCGCGCCACCGCCGATTACTACACCCATCAGGTGTCGATGGATGCCCACGGTGCGCATCAATCCTACCGGGGTAATTACCTGGATCTGGACCCGGTCTACCGCGATGCCTACGGCCTGCCGTTGTTGCGGATGACGTTCGACTGGCAAGAAAACGACATCAAGATGAACCGCTTCATGGTCGAGAAGATGGGCAAGGTTGCGCAAGCGATGAACCCCAAGGCCATCGCCGTGATCGGCAAAAAGGTCGGTGAGCACTTCAACACCGCGTCGTACCAGACCACCCACCTCAACGGCGGCGCGATCATGGGCACCGACCCGAAGACCAGCGCGTTGAACCGCTACCTGCAGAGCTGGGATGTACACAACGTGTTTGTCCCAGGTGCGTCCGCTTTCCCACAGGGCCTTGGCTATAACCCTACTGGCCTGGTGGCGGCGCTGACCTACTGGTCGGCGCGGGCGATTCGCGAGCAGTACCTGAAGAACCCCGGCCCACTGGTTCAGGCATAA
- a CDS encoding PA0069 family radical SAM protein: MSTPLPPRGRGTATNLHNRFAPTVSVAEDDGWYQEVPPTQGTEVRIETAKTIITRNNSPDLPFDRSINPYRGCEHGCIYCYARPSHAYWDMSPGLDFETKLIAKSNAADVLEQQLSKPGYVCAPINLGSNTDPYQPIEREYRITRQTLEVLLRYRHPVTIITKGSLILRDLDLLTELARQRLVAVMISLTSLDDELKRILEPRTAAPKARLRAIRVMREAGIPVGVLCSPMIPMINDSELESLLTEAHAAGAQSAAYMMLRLPLEVAPLFEEWLAAHYPQRAAHVMSLVRQVRGGEVYDSRFGVRMRGEGPFADLLAQRFSKAIKRLGLNRREGFNLDCTAFCPPGRQMALL; encoded by the coding sequence ATGTCTACTCCGCTGCCGCCCCGTGGCCGGGGCACCGCCACTAACCTGCACAATCGCTTTGCGCCCACGGTCAGCGTGGCCGAGGACGACGGCTGGTACCAGGAAGTGCCACCCACCCAGGGCACCGAAGTGCGCATCGAAACGGCCAAGACCATCATCACCCGCAACAACTCGCCGGATTTGCCGTTCGACCGTTCGATCAACCCTTATCGCGGTTGCGAGCATGGCTGTATCTACTGTTATGCACGGCCCAGCCATGCCTATTGGGACATGTCGCCAGGGCTGGATTTCGAAACCAAACTGATCGCCAAGAGCAACGCCGCCGATGTGCTGGAACAGCAGCTGTCCAAGCCGGGCTACGTATGCGCGCCGATCAACCTGGGTTCCAACACCGATCCGTACCAGCCTATCGAGCGTGAATACAGGATCACCCGGCAAACCCTCGAAGTGCTGCTGCGTTACCGGCACCCGGTGACCATCATCACCAAGGGCTCGCTGATCCTGCGCGACCTCGACCTGCTCACTGAGCTGGCGCGGCAACGGCTGGTGGCGGTGATGATCAGCCTTACCAGCCTGGATGATGAGCTCAAGCGCATCCTGGAGCCGCGTACGGCGGCGCCAAAGGCAAGGTTGCGCGCGATCCGGGTAATGCGCGAGGCGGGTATCCCGGTGGGTGTGCTGTGCTCTCCGATGATTCCGATGATCAACGACAGCGAGCTGGAAAGCCTGCTGACTGAAGCCCATGCCGCCGGTGCGCAAAGCGCGGCCTACATGATGCTGCGCCTGCCGCTGGAGGTGGCGCCGCTGTTCGAGGAGTGGCTGGCGGCGCATTATCCGCAGCGTGCGGCCCATGTGATGAGCCTGGTGCGGCAGGTACGCGGTGGCGAGGTATACGACAGCCGCTTCGGCGTGCGCATGCGTGGCGAAGGGCCCTTTGCCGATCTGTTGGCGCAGCGCTTCAGCAAGGCGATCAAGCGCCTGGGGCTCAATCGTCGGGAGGGTTTCAACCTGGACTGTACGGCGTTCTGCCCGCCGGGCAGGCAGATGGCATTGTTGTAG